TGATTGATGAGACAGAGAAAACCATCAAAACGTTGAGCTCAGATGTGAACGTTACCTTGCATCAGACCAATGAATTGTTGGTTAAGGTCAATGTGTTGGCAGACGATATTAATGTCAAAGTTGCGACGATTGATCCACTCTTTACGGCGGTGGCGGACTTGTCTGAGTCAGTATCTGACCTCAACCAACATGCACGTGTCTTAGGCAAAAAAGCTTCATCTGCTGGTTCAAAGACCATTAAAACAGGTGCAGGCTTGTCCGCTCTTCGTTTCGCAAGTAAAATTTTCAAAAAATAAAAAAGGAGAAATCTTATGGGAAAACTATCCTCTATCCTTTTAGGAACGGTTTCAGGTGCAGCTCTTGCCTTGTTCTTAACCAGTGACAAGGGCAAGCAAGTTTGTAGTCAAGCTCAGGATTTTCTAGATGATTTGAGAGAAGATCCAGAATATGCTAGAGAGCAGGTTTGTGAAAAACTAACAGAAGTGAAGGAACAGGCAAGGGATTTTGTGCTGAAAACAAAGGAACAAGTAGAATCTGGTGAAATCACTTTTGATAGTGTCCTTGACCAAGCTAAAAACTGTGCTCGACAAGCGACAGAAGCGTCAAAAGAAACCTTTAACAACCTCAAGGAGCAGTGGCAAGAACAGTCAGCAACTCCAGACGTTGCTGAAGACCAAGAAGAAATCATCATCGATATTACTGAAGTATAATGCATCACCATCTCTGATTTTTGGAGATGGTGATTTTTATCTGCAGCCTGTCTTTGTGGTATAATAAATACTATGCAGAAAAAACCAACGTCAGCCTATGTGCACATTCCCTTTTGTACCCAGATTTGTTATTACTGTGACTTTTCAAAAGTATTTATCAAGAATCAACCAGTAGATAGTTATCTGGAGCATCTGCTAGAAGAGTTTCGTTCTTATGATATCCAAAAGTTGCGAACTCTCTACATTGGAGGTGGGACGCCAACGGCTTTGTCCGCTCCGCAATTAGAGCTGCTCTTAGATGGCTTGACTAAAAACTTGGACTTGTCTGTCTTGGAAGAGTTGACGATTGAAGCAAACCCAGGAGACTTGGACGCAGATAAGATTGCGGTTTTGAAACAGTCACCAGTCAATCGTGTTTCCTTGGGTGTGCAGACTTTTGATGACAAAATGCTGAAAAAGATTGGGCGTAGTCATTTGGAAAAGGATATTTATGAAAATATCGACCGCCTCAAACTCGCTGGTTTTGACAATATCTCCATCGACCTAATCTATGCTCTTCCAGGTCAGACCATGGATCAGGTCAAGGACAATGTAGCTAAGGCTATCTCGCTTGATATTCCTCATATGAGCCTTTATAGCTTGATTTTGGAAAATCATACGGTCTTTATGAACCGCATGCGACGTGGGAAATTGCCTTTGCCTAAGGAGGAACTTGAAGCTGAGATGTTTGAGTACATCATCGCAGAGCTTGAGCGAGCTGACTTTGAGCATTATGAGATTTCCAATTTCTCTAAGCCTGGCTTTGAAAGTCGCCACAATCTCATGTACTGGGACAATGCTGAGTATTATGGTATCGGTGCAGGTGCTTCAGGTTATGTGGACGGAGTTCGTTATAAAAACCACGGTCCTATCCGCCACTATCTCAATGCTGTAGAGGCAGGAAATGCTCGGATAACAGAAGAACACCTGAGTCAAAGGGAGCAGATGGAAGAAGAAATGTTCCTAGGCCTCCGGAAAAAATCCGGGGTTTCCATGGTGCGATTTGAGGAAAAATTTGGACGATCCTTTGATGGACTTTATGGCGAAATCATCAGAGACTTGGTTCAACAAGGTCTTATGCAGATCGATGGTGATCGTGTCCGAATGACAAAGAGAGGTCTCTTTTTAGGAGACACCGTAGCAGAACGATTTATTTTGGAGTAGAACAATGGGTTTAACTTATCAAATGAAAATGAAAATTCCTTTTGATATGGCGGACATGAACGGTCATATCAAACTTCCCGATGTGATTTTGCTGTCCTTGCAAGTATCAGGTATGCAGTCGATTGAACTGGGAGTTAGTGACAAGGATGTGCTAGAACGTTACAATCTAGTCTGGATTATTACAGACTATGCGATTGACGTGGTTCGCTTGCCTCGCTTTGCTGAGGAGATTACGATTGAAACAGAAGCATTGACTTACAATCGTCTTTTTTGCTACCGCCGTTTCACTATCTATGATGAAGCAGGTCAGGAAATCATTCGCATGGTAGCAACCTTTGTTCTCATGGACAGAGACAGTCGTAAAGTTCATGCTGTCGAACCGGAGATTGTTGCTCCTTATCTGTCTGAGTTTGATAAAAAACTCATCCGTGGGCCAAAGTATGCAAATCTAGAAGATCCGATCAGTAAAGACTACCATGTTCGTTTTTACGACTTGGATATGAATGGTCATGTCAATAACAGTAAATACCTAGATTGGATTTTTGAGATCATGGGAGCCGATTTTCTAACTAAGTATATTCCAAAGAAGATCAATCTCAAATATGTCAAAGAAGTGCGACCAGGTGGTATGATTGCTTCATCTTATGAACTCAAGGGATTAGAAAGCAAGCATGAGATTATCAGTGATGGCGAGATTAATGCCCAAGCTATGATTACGTGGCAAGAAATTGAAAGCAATTAGAAAGGACTATATGGCTTATAAAGGTTATTTAATTGATTTAGACGGGACTATTTACAAGGGGAAAGACAGAATTCCGGCAGGTGAGGCTTTTGTGCATGAACTGCAAAAGCGAGAAATTCCCTATCTCTTTGTGACTAATAATACAACTCGAACTCCTGAGAGTGTTCAAGAGATGTTGGCTCAGAATTTTAATATTAATACGCCTCTATCGACTGTATACACAGCAACTCTGGCAACCATCGACTATATGAATGACTTGGGACTGGAAAAGACAGTCTATGTCATCGGAGAAGCTGGACTCAAGGATGCCATTCAGGCGGCTGGTTATGTGGAAGACAAGGAAAATCCAGCCTATGTGGTAGTTGGACTGGACTGGCAAGTCGATTATGAAAAATTTGCGACAGCAACTCTAGCCATTCAAAAGGGTGCTCATTTTATCGGAACCAATCCTGACCTCAACATCCCGACAGAGCGTGGTCTTTTGCCAGGCGCTGGTTCACTGATTACGCTACTTGAAGTAGCAACACGAGTGAAGCCTGTTTATATTGGAAAACCAAATGCCATCATTATGGACAAGGCGGTTGAGCACTTAGGGTTGGAACGTGAAGAGTTGATTATGGTCGGGGACAATTACCTGACTGATATTCGAGCAGGGATTGACAATGGCATTCCAACGCTCTTGGTGACGACAGGTTTTACCAAGGCAGAAGAAGTAGCAGACCTGCCAATCGCACCGACTCATGTAGTTTCTAGCCTTGCGGAGTGGAATTTTGA
Above is a window of Streptococcus oralis subsp. dentisani DNA encoding:
- a CDS encoding YtxH domain-containing protein encodes the protein MGKLSSILLGTVSGAALALFLTSDKGKQVCSQAQDFLDDLREDPEYAREQVCEKLTEVKEQARDFVLKTKEQVESGEITFDSVLDQAKNCARQATEASKETFNNLKEQWQEQSATPDVAEDQEEIIIDITEV
- the hemW gene encoding radical SAM family heme chaperone HemW, yielding MQKKPTSAYVHIPFCTQICYYCDFSKVFIKNQPVDSYLEHLLEEFRSYDIQKLRTLYIGGGTPTALSAPQLELLLDGLTKNLDLSVLEELTIEANPGDLDADKIAVLKQSPVNRVSLGVQTFDDKMLKKIGRSHLEKDIYENIDRLKLAGFDNISIDLIYALPGQTMDQVKDNVAKAISLDIPHMSLYSLILENHTVFMNRMRRGKLPLPKEELEAEMFEYIIAELERADFEHYEISNFSKPGFESRHNLMYWDNAEYYGIGAGASGYVDGVRYKNHGPIRHYLNAVEAGNARITEEHLSQREQMEEEMFLGLRKKSGVSMVRFEEKFGRSFDGLYGEIIRDLVQQGLMQIDGDRVRMTKRGLFLGDTVAERFILE
- a CDS encoding acyl-[acyl-carrier-protein] thioesterase yields the protein MGLTYQMKMKIPFDMADMNGHIKLPDVILLSLQVSGMQSIELGVSDKDVLERYNLVWIITDYAIDVVRLPRFAEEITIETEALTYNRLFCYRRFTIYDEAGQEIIRMVATFVLMDRDSRKVHAVEPEIVAPYLSEFDKKLIRGPKYANLEDPISKDYHVRFYDLDMNGHVNNSKYLDWIFEIMGADFLTKYIPKKINLKYVKEVRPGGMIASSYELKGLESKHEIISDGEINAQAMITWQEIESN
- a CDS encoding DUF948 domain-containing protein, which gives rise to MLEVAYILVAIALIVCLVYLTITIQKAGRMIDETEKTIKTLSSDVNVTLHQTNELLVKVNVLADDINVKVATIDPLFTAVADLSESVSDLNQHARVLGKKASSAGSKTIKTGAGLSALRFASKIFKK
- a CDS encoding TIGR01457 family HAD-type hydrolase, whose translation is MAYKGYLIDLDGTIYKGKDRIPAGEAFVHELQKREIPYLFVTNNTTRTPESVQEMLAQNFNINTPLSTVYTATLATIDYMNDLGLEKTVYVIGEAGLKDAIQAAGYVEDKENPAYVVVGLDWQVDYEKFATATLAIQKGAHFIGTNPDLNIPTERGLLPGAGSLITLLEVATRVKPVYIGKPNAIIMDKAVEHLGLEREELIMVGDNYLTDIRAGIDNGIPTLLVTTGFTKAEEVADLPIAPTHVVSSLAEWNFDEN